From a region of the Tenggerimyces flavus genome:
- a CDS encoding family 16 glycoside hydrolase — protein sequence MSSFLGRRLGVLLALVLVATLGWSPGVANANTVGDVLYQVTPGVDNVTYARVIRLAHSGAANGRLLATFEYGVNVNAEAKVPVRQSLDDGQTWTTLAQVADGGTGSAHPSHSIYQPVIYELPQQVGAYPAGTLLLTANVIGRDNSTNFQLWRSTDHGVTWSFVSTYQYARNADVGGDDPGIWEPFLSVNGDGKLVAFFADERQRATHSQFVGHIVSNDGGDTWSAKPDGSLNYAPGLVKDVATSITAERPGMPTVAKLPNGSYVLAYEICVSRSGRVACEAYLKKSTDGGATWGTGPADQGTFVQTTDGRYLGSSPFVAWSPGGGPNGQLMMAGMHVRHSDDNAFALEDHEAVFVNTNNGDGAWSWFPAPLQIQSGGAGSLSNYSPSLLPSVDGRDVRYTAPSYVSGQPKSERTKSANAGVLPYTAPWSANEQKGWKHYGGSWQLSSGVLSETSGANGSKSIAGSTGWGNYVIEADVRRDSAGPASNAGLLFRVSDPAIGADALRGYFFGIGDGATQLGRMNHNWTPLTSGTIAGGSPVGTWVHLRVEVRGCIITATAKRVDDPNPSPPTKGYIDTNCPTAGAVGLRTFDGKASWRNLTVTPL from the coding sequence ATGAGCTCCTTCCTCGGCCGTCGCCTCGGCGTCCTGCTCGCGCTCGTGCTCGTGGCGACGCTCGGCTGGTCCCCCGGAGTGGCGAACGCCAACACCGTCGGAGACGTCCTGTACCAGGTGACTCCTGGGGTGGACAATGTCACGTACGCGCGGGTGATCCGGCTGGCCCACTCCGGTGCGGCGAACGGCCGGCTGCTCGCCACGTTCGAGTACGGCGTCAACGTCAACGCCGAAGCCAAGGTCCCGGTCCGCCAAAGCCTCGACGACGGACAGACCTGGACGACGCTCGCCCAGGTCGCCGACGGCGGAACGGGTTCCGCCCACCCGTCACACAGCATCTACCAACCCGTCATCTACGAGCTCCCGCAGCAGGTCGGCGCCTACCCCGCCGGCACGTTGCTGCTCACCGCGAACGTCATCGGCCGCGACAACTCCACCAACTTCCAGCTCTGGCGCAGCACCGACCACGGCGTCACGTGGTCGTTCGTCAGCACCTACCAGTACGCCCGCAACGCCGACGTCGGCGGTGACGACCCGGGCATCTGGGAGCCGTTCCTCTCGGTGAACGGTGACGGCAAGCTGGTCGCGTTCTTCGCCGACGAACGCCAGCGCGCCACGCACTCGCAGTTCGTCGGGCACATCGTGTCGAACGACGGTGGCGACACGTGGTCGGCGAAACCAGACGGCAGCCTCAACTACGCGCCAGGCTTGGTGAAAGACGTCGCTACCTCGATCACGGCCGAGCGGCCGGGGATGCCGACGGTGGCGAAGCTGCCGAACGGCAGCTACGTGCTGGCATACGAGATCTGCGTCTCCCGTTCGGGTCGGGTGGCGTGCGAGGCGTACCTGAAGAAGTCGACCGACGGTGGTGCGACGTGGGGCACCGGGCCGGCTGACCAGGGCACGTTCGTGCAGACGACGGACGGCCGCTACCTCGGGTCCAGCCCGTTCGTCGCGTGGAGTCCCGGCGGCGGGCCGAACGGGCAGCTGATGATGGCCGGGATGCACGTACGCCACAGCGACGACAACGCGTTCGCGCTGGAGGACCACGAGGCGGTGTTCGTCAACACCAACAACGGGGACGGCGCGTGGTCGTGGTTCCCGGCACCGTTGCAGATCCAGAGCGGCGGCGCGGGCAGCCTGTCCAACTACAGCCCGAGCCTGCTGCCCTCGGTCGACGGTCGTGACGTCCGCTACACCGCGCCGTCGTACGTGTCCGGCCAGCCGAAGTCGGAGCGCACCAAGAGCGCGAACGCCGGTGTGCTCCCGTACACCGCGCCCTGGTCGGCGAACGAGCAGAAGGGATGGAAGCACTACGGCGGCTCGTGGCAGCTCTCCAGCGGGGTGCTGTCGGAGACGTCCGGCGCGAACGGCAGCAAGTCGATCGCGGGATCGACCGGTTGGGGCAACTACGTGATCGAGGCGGACGTACGCCGCGACTCGGCCGGCCCTGCCAGCAACGCCGGTCTGCTGTTCCGGGTGAGCGATCCGGCCATCGGCGCAGATGCCTTGCGTGGCTACTTCTTCGGCATCGGTGACGGGGCGACGCAGCTGGGCCGGATGAACCACAACTGGACCCCGCTGACCTCGGGCACGATCGCGGGCGGCTCTCCGGTGGGAACGTGGGTCCACCTCCGCGTCGAGGTACGCGGCTGCATCATCACCGCGACCGCCAAGCGCGTGGACGATCCCAACCCGTCGCCACCGACCAAGGGCTACATCGACACGAACTGCCCGACAGCGGGCGCGGTCGGCCTGCGTACGTTCGACGGCAAGGCCTCCTGGCGGAACCTCAC